In Sphingobacterium sp. SYP-B4668, the sequence GTATGCAGCACCTTTTGTAAAGTGTTGCGCCGCCTTACCATAGGACACGGGAAGAGATTCAATAGCCTTGTCAAAATCAGCATATATCCGAGGAATCAGCTCGCTCTTAGACTCCCTACCTTTTTGAAACGCTTCTTCAATGGTGATATATTGGTCAATGTAAGGTACATCTCCATAGTAGGTAATCAATTCGGCATACTTACACGCTCTTGCAAAATATGCTTCCGCTTTATACTGGTTGATTTTAGTCGCAGATACTCCAGCTGCCTCTGCTTGATGGATTTTCTCCAAAAGGGTATTAGCCCTAGCAATCAATTTATAATTTTGCTCCCATAGTCTATAGACTTCCCAGCGATCACCATTCAAAGTACCGTAGAGGATGTCCATACGGTGGGTATTGCGATATGTAAAGTTGTCGGTCCATTGCTCTGAAGATTCAAGTGGATCCCGCCAATATCCTAACAGATAAAACTCATTGACAGCCATGTCTAACTCTTCTTCTGTCGTATACCAAGACTCGCTATTTCCCTGCGTCAGAGGTTTCAAATCCATATCCTTACACGACGTAAAAGTTATAATCAGACCTGCAATAAGTATTTTTAATTTATAATTCATGATGACGTTTTTAAAAGTTTACAGATAGACCAAAAATCAAAGAGGTCGTAATCGGGTATGCACTGACACCCATCTCCGGGTCCCAACCTTGAGGGAACTTACTTAAACTGAATAGGTCAGATGCACTGGCATACACCCGCAGTTTATGAATACTTGCTTTCTGTGTCAATGTTTTTGGCAAGGTATACCCCAATGTGACATTCTTCAAACGGAAATAGCTACCATTGAATAACCAAAAATTTGACATTGCCATATTACTTTCCACATTGGCGCGAGTCAATCTTGGATATTTCGCATTAGCATTCTCTTCTTCTGTATTAAAAGAACTCCAGTAATTTCCGTCCAAAATCGCTGGGCTATTGCCATAGTTTCCTCTCAATGGTTCAATCATCTCACGTTCTAGGCGAACATTCTGCTTGCCAATGCCATTAAATGCCGCTGAAAGGTCAAAAGCACGATAACCTAAAAACAAGGTCCCTCCATATTGAAATCTAGGGAGTGAGTTTCCTAACGGTACTCGGTCATATTCCGGGGAGATGATTCCATCCGGCACACCGTCAGGACCTGATATATCTTGATATTTGACATCTCCTATCTTCACTTGATTGTTCAACTTTGCAGAGTTGTCCAAATCTTCTTGTGAACGATATATGCCATCACTGACATAACCATACCACTCGTTGAATCCCACACCAGTAACTTTAATCTTATTGTCAGCTATGATTTTACTGTTTTTTAAATCATCTATTGTCGATTTAAAATCCGACAGATTGGCGGAGATACCGTATGTCCAATCGCCTTTCTTGTCGTTCCAGCCCAATTCAAGGTCAAATCCTTTGGTTGACATTTTCCCGGCATTAGTACTTGGATTCCCATATCCCATAATTGCTGGTATTTTAGTATCCAAAAGCATATCTTTCGTTGTTTTCCAGTAATAATCTGCTGTCATACGAAGCCTATTATTCAAGAAAGCGACATCCAATCCGATGTCTGTGGAAGTCGTCGTCTCCCAAGTGATATTGCTCACCGCGAAAGTTCTTTGTGATGCTGTCGTGGATGAGATAAGCTCACCGTCTTGGTAAAACAAGGAATTTCCAAAATTCATCAGTGCCATATAAGGAAAGTAATTGCTTCCGATACGTTCATTGCCGATGGACCCCCATGATGCGCGGACTTTCAAAAAAGAAAGCCAATCAATATTTGCATTCTTTAAAAAATTCTCTTCAGAAGCTACCCAACCTGCTGAGAAGGATGGAAAAGTTCCCCATCTCCATAATTTTGAAAATCTCGAAGAACCATCGCGTCTTATATTAGCTTGAAAGAGATACTTACTATTATAGCTATAAATCAATCGCCCGAAGAAAGAATTATAAGTGTATTCACTACCGTCACCATTGTTGTCCCTGAAATCTTCAGGTCCAGTATTCAGATAGGGATATTGGGTAAGGATATATTGATCGCGAGAGGCTGTCAGGCCTTCATTTTTCTCATAGTAATTTTCGAATCCTCCCATCACTGTGAAACTATGCTGCTGAATGGTCTTCATATAATTTGCGATAAATTGAGAAGTTACATTATAGTCATCGTTACGCGTTTCGGTCAGCTTATTGGTACTATATGGTGTGGCTGCATCCTCCAACCAGCCACCGAATGCCGAAGGGTCATTTGCAAGTGTGTAAAAGGCTTTCTTTTGAAATTTTTTGAATTTGTTGAAATTGATTATTGGTGCCACAATCCCTGATACAGTCAATCCATCGATAGGTTTGAAGTCCAGAGAAGCCTTTCCTCCAACTTGTGTATACCACTTATCTTCGTCTCCCCCCATCTGTAACAGACCGTAAGGATTACCGCCAGATTTACCTTCCGCAATCCGCCCATCATCCCATGTCGCGGCATAAATAGCTGGGGTCATCCGCATCGCATTGAAGGGACTATATATAGGCGCGTGGTGTTTAGATCGCTTTACGTTAAAATCCAACGTCGCGCCCAATTTCTTGCCTATCGTCATATCATTATTCACCCGCAAAGTGTAGCGTTGGAAGTACCTATCCGAATATAATCCATCTACATTGTCATATGCCAAGGAGGCCTTCGTCCGAACAGCTTGATTACCGCCCGATATGTGTATGGCATGTGTTTGACGGGGAGCCGAGCCTTTTAAGATAATATCTCTCCAATCGGTCACCGGATAAGTATTAGGGTCAGTAACATTATAATTTAACCAGTTTTTGACTTGATCTTCACTATAGGTTTGAAAAAAACCTCCAGCGGGATTATCGTTGTATCGCAACTCATTGGCCATTTCTAAATAACGTGTCACCCCTACTACTTCAGGTTGCGTCGTTGGGATATCTAGTCCATATTCCCCGTTATAAGTCAAGGTGAGGTCCCCTTGCTTTGCGCGCTTGGTGGTCACCAATATCACGCCAGCAGCAGCTCGCGATCCATATATGGACGCCGATGCGGCATCTTTCAATACAGATATATTTTCGACATCATTGGGATTTACCTGATCTATATCTCCTGGGACTCCATCTACAATCACCAATGGATTAGAATTTCCAATTGTTGTCACACCACGGATATGTAAGCTAGATGCAGCAGCACCCGGAGCGCTGTTGTTACGCCTGACCATCAGGCCCGCCACTGCGCCCTGTAGAGCAGAAGATAATTGCGTAGTCTTCCGGCTTGCAACATCTTCGCCACTCACCGACCCGACCGCACCTGTCAAATCTTTCTTTTTGACTGTCCCATACCCGATTACAACCACTTCATCAAGACCAAATGTATCCTCTTCCATCACCACATTCAGTCCACTCTGTGTATTCACTGTAATTTCCTGAGTTACATACCCTATATATGAAAACACGAGGACCGCGCCCTTATCTACATTGATTTTGTAGTTCCCTTGATCATCACTCACCACCGCCACATTACTCCCCTTTTGAGAGACAGATACACCGCTGAGCGGCTGATTGGTGGCATCCACAATCTTCCCACTTATTTCCTGCAATGTCGCCGATTTTGGAAATAAAAGAGACACGGCTTTTGAACTCATTGTCGCTCGAGTGCTAATCATCTCTGTCTTAGCCCATGTATGTTTACAGAAGATTGTGATGATCAGAAATATAGAAATCTGCTTTAAAAACATTTCTTTTCTCATGTTAATATATTATATTTATATAGATTTTATTTTCAGAATAAACAAAAGCATCCTACTTCTGACCCCAATCAGAATTGACAATGTTACATCTGAAAAATTAAATTGTGTTAGTAATACGGAGTTAGCTTTTGCAGAGTCGGCTCCGTTTTTTTTTGTTGATGGCTAGGTCTTCATATCATGTTCGATTTTTGTAGATAATTAGTTTGTTTTAGTATTTTAGATAGCACTCGATAATCCTTTTATAAAGGATATGACTTAGAGAGATAGGCGCTTCACGTAATCAACCACAACTGAATCGCTATTTTCTATATCGATAGCAGCCTCATTGCCATAATATATAATATCTCTAAAACTAGCATTCCGGATTCCCTTTGCCAGTACAGGTTGATGACACACTACATTTCGGACAAACAGTCCGCTTATATTAGTAGCATATTCGACATTGAGTCCACGAAAAGATGTCGGATGAATAACCATATTTTCAATAAAAACATTTTGAATTTTCAATTTTCCAATGGGCATAATACGAATTGCACGATGTGAAATCGAATAAAAATCTTGCCAATTTTGAAGGTATATATTTGCAATATCGTCTGCCTCTCCTCCATAAATAGAACCACTGACCACATTTACATTTTCCTCTCCAGCACCTACCCCTGTATCTGTCAGTCCAATATTGATAAAATCATCTCCACTTCTACCTCTACAATTGTCAATAATGATATTCTTACAGCCGAAGCGTACCCCCATACCGTCTTGATTTAAGATTTGTCGATCGATTCCCGCGATACTTACGGATTGTCGAACATCATATGTCATATTCTTCACCAAACCATTAGAGGCCCTTTCTAATACCAGCCCATGTGCATGATAGTCTTTCATTTTTATACCACTCACCTCAAATCCATCCACGTGCGCCAGTATAATGCCATGATTTCTCCATCCTCCCTTTTGGTTCTCGTTAGGTTTGCCAGCATCACTACCGTAAGACTGGCCAGCTTTTGGAAACAAGGACAATGATTTGTTATGATCACCTGTAGCTCTAGGATTGCTCGCACCTTCCAATAACACATTCCCTACACCAACTATTTTGATGTTTTGCAGCGGTCGGATATCAGCAATTCCAAGTCCGGAATTTGCAGACCTTATAAAATTATCACGACATCTATCTGAGAGTTTTATTGTGCAATTGTTGAGTTCCAGCTCCATATTGCTGGGCAATAATATGGCCTCATCTATCAGCCAGATATTTGTATTGGTCACAATGTCATGCCTAGGAATAACAACCTTTCCTGTGGTAGCTATTGCATCCTGGATAGCTTGTTGTATACGTTGGCCCTGTGTACCGTGACTATACATATTCGGTGATATATATTGTTTTTCCTGTGCCGTGACAATAGCCGCGCAAAAGTTAATTAATATAGTGGATAGTATAAGTGCATATAATTTCATGTTCATTTTGGCGTAGCTTATGTCTATAATATTTAAAAACGTATTCATACTTTATTCTTCTAGAAATGGCAATTACTTGATTACTGTGGATTTATAATTGGTACTTGAAAACTAACACAGCATCACTAAAATAGAGGTTTCAAGGCTAACTTTCAAAGGATCTGTCGTATAAATCGTCGGAAACGTTTCCGATAATTTGCGTATATCATTAGTGATTTGAATATGTTAAAAACACTACCTTTACCAACATAAAGAATAACCTCTTGTTAAAAAAATATCCACTCACAAATCCTTGCAATGGCTAAAAGAAGAGTTACTATAAAAGAACTGGCAGCAGAACTTAAGATCTCGACCTCTACTGTGTCTCGAGCACTTTCCGATAAATGGGATGTCAATCCCGAAACGCGGAAAGCTGTATTGGAACTCGCCGAGCGATGGAACTATTGTCCAAATCCTATATCCTTGAGTCTGAAGCAACAACAGACCATGACAATTGGCGTAGTGATACCAGAGTTTATGACGACTTTTTTCCCGGAAGTAATCATCGGTATACAGAATACGTTAGAGGCAGAGGGGTATACCATACTGATCAGTCAGTCAGATGAATCATACGAAAAAGAACTTAAAAACATTAAAAATCTAGAGGACAGACTAGTAGACGGTCTGATAATTTCCCTGACACAAGATACCGTCAATACGGACTATTTACAGAAAATATTAGATCGAAATATTCCACTCGTCCTCTTCAACAGAGTATCTGATCGCATAGATGCTCCTAAAGTAATTATCGATGATTACAAGTGGGCTCTTGAATCTGTCGAGCACCTTATCAAACAAGGTTACAAACGTATCATACACCTAGGTGGACCTGATAATCTAGATTTGTCCCAACAACGCAAGAAAGGCTATATCGACGCACTGATAAAACACCAAATGCCTGTTGACGAAGATTTAATCATTACAAGTGGCTTAATGATGGAAAAAGGAGTTATAGCAGCTCATCAAATTTTGGAAATGAAAGATATGCCTGATGCTATATTTGCGATTAATGATCCTGTTGCCATTGGAGCCATGAAAACCCTACAAAAGAATGGAATTCGTATACCTGAAGATATGGGGGTGGTCGGATTTTCAGAATCCAAGATGGCGATGATTGTCGAACCTAACTTAACGAGTGTTGAACAACCCACATTCGAAATGGGAAAGATTGCTGCTGAACTGCTGCTAGAACAACTCAAAAACAAAAAAGATGAAGCTGTACTCAATAAGTGTATTACACTGAATGCCAAGCTAAATATAAGAGCCTCATCACTTCGCTCACCGGAGTGATGAGACTCTTCTTCTGAAATCGACTAGCTGATATAAATATCAAATAGACTAAGGGGTATATGTTTGGATTCTGTTTTAAACACGATGGTCATCGCATTCATTTCTACCGGCACTTCAAATGTTATTTTATTAATTGTCTGATAGTTACCTACGGCAGAATAAATCAAATTTTGATGTCCGTCATAAATCTGATATTCTTGAACACAAAATGGAATCACCTTTTCAGGATGGCCCATCTGTACGGACTCGAGCGCATGATCATAATCCGTATCAAAGTAAAGTATAACCTGCTCAACTAACTGTTTCGTTTCCCAATCAAGTTGAATTTGAGCATTTTTGACCTCCTTTGCTGACACCCAAGCATTCGCTTGATTAGTTGGACGAATAAAACCGTTGCACAGATTGTCGATACCGAAAGACTCCAAAGCAGGGCTTATGCGCATGGCAATATTATTGCCTTTTGGTCTACGAATAGGGCACCAAAATTCAAATGACTCCACTCCACTATTCTCTGGAGGAGTCTGTTTACCATAGTTATTAACGTCGGGATTAGTTTTATTAAAAACAGTCAGTATTCCTGTACTTCTCCATTCGCTCGTTCGAATTTTTACATTTGAATTTTTCAAAAACGTTACAAAGCCATATTGATTCAAGGGCACTCCGTTTTCAAATGTCACAGATACCTGCTGCAGACCCTTTGCTATAGCTAGTGATACCACAGAAGCTGTACAATCGGGGGTGTAGTTTGTAGGACTGCTTGAATATCGAAGTTCGGTTTCTAGCGTTGTATCCACTAGACAATCCACTTCAAATGTAAATGTATAACTTTGCTTACCTACCAACGGAAGCATTTGGGCTGCCGAAAAATCAAGCGTGAACCAATCTCCATCAAAAGGAATTTCCTCAAGGACCAATGTGCTCGAGGCTGTAATATGAGCAATTGCGGCCTTATTATATTGCTGATCGATTGCAACTCGAGGAATACTCTGACCAGCAAGATTAATCGTTTGTTGCAAGGCTTTAATCTCCAATGGGGCTAAGAGGTCCGCAGGTAACAGTGATTTTTCGATGCACTGTGCGGCAGCAAATCCAACAGCTTGTCCTCCAAATGCTGCAGTAGCCATCACTCGGGAGGATCCGTGCGCTACATGTGAAGTACTCATGCAACGTCCTGCGTAAAATAGGTTCCGAATCTCCTTACTCACGTGACAGCTATAAGGAATCTCATATACACCTTTTGAATGATACTGAATACAACCTCCCGTCTTACTGTAGACACCATCTGCAGGGTGAAGGTCAATAGCCCATCCTCCAAAAGCTATCGTGTCTGGATGTTGTCGCTGCTCGATAATGTCCTGCTGTATAAGTGTATGATATCCCAAAAAACGTCGACTCTCGCGTTTTCCAGGAATTACGCCGACCCATTCCAAGGTCATGTTCTCTGCTTCTGGAAAATTTCCAGAATTTTTAATATAATCCCATACACCATACACCACACTCCACAATTCCCATTTAATTTCTTCCGTATCGTGAATAGTATCTAGTCTTCCCCCATATTCCAACCACCAAAATTTACATCCGGACTCTTGGGTTTGGATATTTCCATATCTCGGTATTTTTGTGATGTCCTTTAGCGCGTAGGATGGGGCTTCATATACAACCGGTTTTCCCATATCTTTACTATAAAAATATATAGAGTGTCCCAGCAATTCACCATATTCATCATGATCGGGAGCAAATAGCTCACCATATTCTGCCTTTTCCTCTGCACCCATTTTGTAACTAGCGCCCGACATATAAGCCACGATGCCATCTCCTGATGCATCACAAAATAAGACGGAATCGATATCATAAAAAGTTGAATTTTGACTACAAAATCCATATATGCTCTTGATGCTATCCGCGGAAGACTTTTCCAATCGGTAAACGGCCGTATTCAGCAAAAGGGTTATATTAGCCTCATTACGCACTTTTTCTAGTAGAATCGTATCAAAGATGACCGGATTACCTTCTT encodes:
- a CDS encoding SusC/RagA family TonB-linked outer membrane protein, with translation MRKEMFLKQISIFLIITIFCKHTWAKTEMISTRATMSSKAVSLLFPKSATLQEISGKIVDATNQPLSGVSVSQKGSNVAVVSDDQGNYKINVDKGAVLVFSYIGYVTQEITVNTQSGLNVVMEEDTFGLDEVVVIGYGTVKKKDLTGAVGSVSGEDVASRKTTQLSSALQGAVAGLMVRRNNSAPGAAASSLHIRGVTTIGNSNPLVIVDGVPGDIDQVNPNDVENISVLKDAASASIYGSRAAAGVILVTTKRAKQGDLTLTYNGEYGLDIPTTQPEVVGVTRYLEMANELRYNDNPAGGFFQTYSEDQVKNWLNYNVTDPNTYPVTDWRDIILKGSAPRQTHAIHISGGNQAVRTKASLAYDNVDGLYSDRYFQRYTLRVNNDMTIGKKLGATLDFNVKRSKHHAPIYSPFNAMRMTPAIYAATWDDGRIAEGKSGGNPYGLLQMGGDEDKWYTQVGGKASLDFKPIDGLTVSGIVAPIINFNKFKKFQKKAFYTLANDPSAFGGWLEDAATPYSTNKLTETRNDDYNVTSQFIANYMKTIQQHSFTVMGGFENYYEKNEGLTASRDQYILTQYPYLNTGPEDFRDNNGDGSEYTYNSFFGRLIYSYNSKYLFQANIRRDGSSRFSKLWRWGTFPSFSAGWVASEENFLKNANIDWLSFLKVRASWGSIGNERIGSNYFPYMALMNFGNSLFYQDGELISSTTASQRTFAVSNITWETTTSTDIGLDVAFLNNRLRMTADYYWKTTKDMLLDTKIPAIMGYGNPSTNAGKMSTKGFDLELGWNDKKGDWTYGISANLSDFKSTIDDLKNSKIIADNKIKVTGVGFNEWYGYVSDGIYRSQEDLDNSAKLNNQVKIGDVKYQDISGPDGVPDGIISPEYDRVPLGNSLPRFQYGGTLFLGYRAFDLSAAFNGIGKQNVRLEREMIEPLRGNYGNSPAILDGNYWSSFNTEEENANAKYPRLTRANVESNMAMSNFWLFNGSYFRLKNVTLGYTLPKTLTQKASIHKLRVYASASDLFSLSKFPQGWDPEMGVSAYPITTSLIFGLSVNF
- a CDS encoding LacI family DNA-binding transcriptional regulator, whose translation is MAKRRVTIKELAAELKISTSTVSRALSDKWDVNPETRKAVLELAERWNYCPNPISLSLKQQQTMTIGVVIPEFMTTFFPEVIIGIQNTLEAEGYTILISQSDESYEKELKNIKNLEDRLVDGLIISLTQDTVNTDYLQKILDRNIPLVLFNRVSDRIDAPKVIIDDYKWALESVEHLIKQGYKRIIHLGGPDNLDLSQQRKKGYIDALIKHQMPVDEDLIITSGLMMEKGVIAAHQILEMKDMPDAIFAINDPVAIGAMKTLQKNGIRIPEDMGVVGFSESKMAMIVEPNLTSVEQPTFEMGKIAAELLLEQLKNKKDEAVLNKCITLNAKLNIRASSLRSPE
- a CDS encoding FAD-dependent oxidoreductase, whose product is MIQESFAKDLRALKTERIHADFTVVGGGLSGVCAAIAAARTGVKVVLVQDRPVLGGNASSEVRLWVLGATSHMGNNNRWSREGGIIDEILIENLYKNKEGNPVIFDTILLEKVRNEANITLLLNTAVYRLEKSSADSIKSIYGFCSQNSTFYDIDSVLFCDASGDGIVAYMSGASYKMGAEEKAEYGELFAPDHDEYGELLGHSIYFYSKDMGKPVVYEAPSYALKDITKIPRYGNIQTQESGCKFWWLEYGGRLDTIHDTEEIKWELWSVVYGVWDYIKNSGNFPEAENMTLEWVGVIPGKRESRRFLGYHTLIQQDIIEQRQHPDTIAFGGWAIDLHPADGVYSKTGGCIQYHSKGVYEIPYSCHVSKEIRNLFYAGRCMSTSHVAHGSSRVMATAAFGGQAVGFAAAQCIEKSLLPADLLAPLEIKALQQTINLAGQSIPRVAIDQQYNKAAIAHITASSTLVLEEIPFDGDWFTLDFSAAQMLPLVGKQSYTFTFEVDCLVDTTLETELRYSSSPTNYTPDCTASVVSLAIAKGLQQVSVTFENGVPLNQYGFVTFLKNSNVKIRTSEWRSTGILTVFNKTNPDVNNYGKQTPPENSGVESFEFWCPIRRPKGNNIAMRISPALESFGIDNLCNGFIRPTNQANAWVSAKEVKNAQIQLDWETKQLVEQVILYFDTDYDHALESVQMGHPEKVIPFCVQEYQIYDGHQNLIYSAVGNYQTINKITFEVPVEMNAMTIVFKTESKHIPLSLFDIYIS
- a CDS encoding glycosyl hydrolase family 28 protein yields the protein MNMKLYALILSTILINFCAAIVTAQEKQYISPNMYSHGTQGQRIQQAIQDAIATTGKVVIPRHDIVTNTNIWLIDEAILLPSNMELELNNCTIKLSDRCRDNFIRSANSGLGIADIRPLQNIKIVGVGNVLLEGASNPRATGDHNKSLSLFPKAGQSYGSDAGKPNENQKGGWRNHGIILAHVDGFEVSGIKMKDYHAHGLVLERASNGLVKNMTYDVRQSVSIAGIDRQILNQDGMGVRFGCKNIIIDNCRGRSGDDFINIGLTDTGVGAGEENVNVVSGSIYGGEADDIANIYLQNWQDFYSISHRAIRIMPIGKLKIQNVFIENMVIHPTSFRGLNVEYATNISGLFVRNVVCHQPVLAKGIRNASFRDIIYYGNEAAIDIENSDSVVVDYVKRLSL